GTAAATACACTGGAACACATTTTTTCTCTGTAtgacaaatgtatttttcacGCTTTTTAAACTTTTGCATATAGGCCTGAGGCCTACTAAGAAAGCAATAAACATATCCTCACTAGAATTCATACAAAATGTTGTTATGATTATTCTTTTTACAATCACCGTCATCCTGATGATCACAACCTCATAAACAAGCTCATAAAAATTTACCATAATATAGGATGCAAAAAACAACAAtcactacaaaatgtacaacatTTGGCATATCGGAAGATTTTTCAATTCTCATTCAAAATGAAACTCGAATTTTAAtttactagtataatataatgatTCGAATTATTCAAAGTAGTGCTCAAAAAGTTACTGAccggatttttttttgtaactcatTCAAAAATGGTGTTCAAAAAATAACAAGTAAAGATGAATTTATACTGTTTAGAAAAGTCACGAACTTACTGATAAGGTGAACAATGGTAGCATATAGTCGGCCATTTCAGAATAGCATTTGATGCGTATACACGTGGCAGAAAGGCTATGGTAAATGTTCAACAACCATACAGTTGCCAAATGATACATGGATAAAGGAATATGCTTATTTTTGTAGTTTAGACCTCAATTTGCGCCCATTCTTATCGATTTTAAGTTTCAACCAAACTTATTTTGGTGTGATTGCCTTATAATCTATTTTAGGGTATTATGTTTGGGTCATTAGATGTTATTCCGTATTATGTTTGGGACATTAGATGTCATTCCGTATTATGTTTGGGACATTAGATGTCATTCCGTATAATGTTTGGGACATTAGATGTCATTCCCGTATGAAGATCCCTAATCATTTACGCCACTGCCATAGAATGGACAGCTATATTTGCGACACAGAAATACGAATTAGCTTAGTAAAGGTTTGAATGCACTTAATTGTTTTCGCGTTCATTTTGTCCAAATACAGTCCTATCAATGATAAGGGACTATGGTCCAAACTATACCATTCCACACTGATTGCAGAATATGTCTTATTAAATAGGAACTGTAGcttgtagggtctatggtagaaTGAGCGCGAGACGAGCTAGGAATACACATTCGCGTACACCTACCTTTTGAAAGCTCGTCCGCTATGTGAGAGAGAATTGTCTTCAACGACTCTGGGTATCGGAGTCCAGACATGGTCCTACGTTACTTTAGTACAGCAACTAGGGACAAAATGTGTCCAGTGGACGTATATATACGGCGCGTTGACTGATATAACAAGGTGCATTCCCTCACATCACAAAATAGTTATATATTTGTTAAATTTCAGTTCATTAGTAGACCTTTAGGTCACAACCGTAAtgattgtaaatattgattgaAGAACATAGTACGGAAGGTCGCGAGTCTTGGGGAACAGTCATAAACTGGGGTAAATCAGACGATAAATCACTAAGATATATTTGTTTCAGAAGTGTGATAGACTCGGTGTCGCCATGAACAGATAAATGCCAGACAAAGTGTGTCACCTTGTTCCAGACACCTGGTTTTACACATCAAAAATACATCTAATGTCATACAAAATGGGTGACCTATTTAATGTTCAATTTTTTACTAGAAAGATAACATCAAgattaaacaattttttagtacaactgagaATCAGTTTTGCGTTATTGTAAATTGCGCTTGTGTATGTCTGAGTGTGTGAACGACTTAAAGTCATCAAAAACCATCACACTGATTGCCGTAATATTTAAGTTAAAGTGATCAGATTAGTGATTTTCAAGTTACGTTcaaaaaaagatatttttcCATTAAATCCTTCAATTGTATTCAGAGTACGTGTGTTACATGTACTGCTAATTCGACAATGTTCAGTCATGCTATAGGCATTGTAAAAGTGTTTTtctgattgtctgtctgtctgtctgtgtgtgtgtgtgtgtgtgtgtgtgtgtgtgtgtgcacaccttaaagtcaaaaacagctGGGCCGATTgtaatatataatttggtaGTAATGTTACTTTGGGTGACCGCCTCCAaggtgtgtgattttggtcaaaaggtGATTTTGCTGgattttgttaaaataattaaGCCcaaaaactacttggcagattggtcCGAAACTTAGTGAGATGTGCagatgaagaattgttcatgacgtgaTGTCCCCATGAGTGATATGTAAATCAGGTTTTTTACAATGTTCTATGGTTGGGGCTGAAATTGCCTTTTGGAAGTGGTATTCTGCAGAGTTTGTTCAAGACATTTTGACACACTTGGCCCCATCAACAATGACCACGCTCTTAGCAGCAGCCAACTATAGCTAGATAACAACATTATTGGacaggcaagtgaataaacattcaaaagatgtaTGAAAACATAACTAACCACAAGCGCAAGACCACGAGAATACCAACAGTCAAATGAATGCAACTCGGAACTGGAAAATTGTCCACGAACTTAATATGTGACATATTGAGATTATAAAGTATCAATAAAGTCTGTGTATATAAATTCCGAATAACTGACACGATATATCAATAACCAATGTTGTTGAGAAGTTAAAATTCGCATCGCATGCTCAGTATGACTGCTACGTTATTTGTACAAAGTTAAAATGCAAACTCAAGGAAGGGAgctgaaattgaaattgccaaAGACAAAAAACTAGTATATGAGTAGTTATACAACTTTTTGGCTCGTCTCTATTGTTCAAACCATGCTCTCTTTTTCTGTTACCGTACACTTTTCACTCATTAATTATAAATTCAAGTTAATCGGACTGCTTTCAACAAAGAAAAAGGCCGCTACAAGTTAACTCAAACAAAGAAAGAGTCCACACCAAGTTAAcccaaagaaagaaagagtCCGCAGTTTAGTTATTCTCAACAATTGGGAATATATCAATGTTAACGAGGTaatacaaaaagaaacaatCTGACAGGTGTACACAACCAATGAAAACAAAGAAGCTCGAAACCGGTGAAGTGCATTTAATTCCAGtcataatgaaaatacaatacacaattcaaaatgtaatttgaatattcgTGTTCTCTTTGACGACATTTATTGTAACTGGTGACGATTCAACAATCGAATCCTTCGATGCAGTGTTACATTCAACAGTCTCACTGGAACCGCTTTCAGAAAGACGTAGGGTAGATCCTACCTGCACTTCTTTCCATACAGTAACACCCCATCGTGTCGCCTTGCGAGTGGCTGGTGGAACACGTGCTTTCTGGTATTCCTCCACTTTGATGTTATCAACCGGAGGTAGAAACCGAAATTCTTTTTGTATATCAGTTAACTTAAAATCTTCAGCATCATCTACGTCGACCTGGGATAGAAAATATTCCCTATCCCAATTGACTACAGACTTTTGGAGCGACATAATACGAGACGAGGGAACCAACACTTCGACGACGGTTCGACTGTGGTGTCTGACTACGAGACACAATGCTGCCACACCCGAATACACACGcgtatctaattataatactaCCACCTGTTAAACTAAAATGTTCTATTTTTGATTGGCTAAACTCAGTTTCTCAATTCAGGCAAATGACAACGTGTTGTAAAACAGTCCCAtcaattgtaatttacataacgtGCTGCTGCGTTCATTGCCAGGGAGTAAGTCGCTTGAAAACTACAAAACTCGCCAAATTCGCAGTATAACTTCGTTATAGTACGTGTCCTCGgacatttattgtttttattcgGACAGTTTTGGTTAACCCATCAGTTATTTTGTCCTCGGCTGCGCCTCGGACAAAATAACAGACGGGTTAACCAAAACTGTCcgaataaaaacagtaaatgtcctctgacacgtactataactatcagttaCAATAATTGAATTACTGTCAGTAATTGTTTCGCTCTTTGTTACTCCTTAAATAAAAACAAGGAGACAAATGGTCAATTCTAATTATCGAAAACCTAGAATCCATGCAAATACATTCCACATAAACTACAAACTACCGTGACATGACTTCTATTTATTGCCATTAATGTATCATATACATGAGACTGCTATACAGAAGATATCAACCAAACACTAGAGTTAGCGTATCCTCTAAATATGTCCTTAATTGTGTGAATTATGATATTATGTGTCATAATTTAGTGTTATACGACTAAAATAACGACTCGTAGGAATTTAAATTCCATTGGTTTTAATGATAGATTTTACCACGTCTTCAGTTGGGAAATCCATTGCTACGATGCCAAGTCTCTGTCCCTCTTTCTCTGAGAATCCCCCGATAAACTTTAGAAGATGTTCGTTGATTTTGCTGGCAACGGCGAATGGACTAGGTTGTGAATGGAAACCACAACTGCCACCCAAAAAAGTAAGAAACGTTGTGGTAGGTTCTCCGCTAGTTGCCTTATAGAGATGGGTTTTAATATCGTCCCATTTCTTTCCAACATCGACATCAGATAAACTACGCAGTCGGCTTCTTTTACCAAAAGCACTTATGGAAGGATCTTTCTTAGTTTCTTCAAAATCAAGGAGAAGGATCATCTTTCCACGAACCTCACCAAGCTGCACTGCACACGAGGTATGCTTTCTGAAGTTGTGCACTTGTGCCCCTGAATCGGTAATATATTCATCTAGTGTGTCTTCTACAGATCGGGTATTTAGTTGCCAAATTGCCTCCTCTCTGAGGTGGACAACTATCGTTTCACTGTTATAACGCTTTAGATGTGCTACGACTTCACGAAACACTCTGGACAAGGTAGCATACTGGAAGTTTGTAACTTCGTGAATAGGAAGGCCATTCTTATAGTGTCTACACCCTATGTCGATGAATCGAATACCCGCTTCCAGTTGGGATTGCAGAGGCCAATGTTGACACTCAATGTTCATGCCGTAACAACTAATAGATGCATGGGTACCTGGAATTGATAGGTTTGAGACCAGTGTATCATCGGGAACCCCCTTCATCCAGTCCGGCCACCTTTCCTTTGGATATCGTGCTGTTGTCCCATCAAGTTTGTTTCCCATGTTGTTCAGTCTAAGTTTAGTGTCTGACAGAGTCGATAGCACGTTGACTGCATGAAGGGCAAAAGTTCACGAATGGAACACGTGGTACTTTGTTGGTGgaacattgatttgaaatgtgTTTCGGTACGACTAGGGTCTGCAAGCTAGGAAGGGTCATGTATATTTACAGGAACGTTCTGCAATCACAATCATATTGCTTGCTTAATTAACATTCATCGGTCGTCATACTACTGTCAAATTACAAAACTTGACTTTTTCATGTCAGTTCACATTAAAAAACATATCAGGCCAACTGTTCATCACAATGTTTTAATTAATgtttggtataattatgttattggacggaaacattttttaaatcaatatcaaattttgataaattttgtccTTAGATAATATGTCTAGGCCTCAAAATTATATAAGGTTAGGcagacaaaataaacacaatgaTAATACCACAGCAGATGATAATCCGCCTGTCATTCGTTTACTACATTAGGTAATTTGATGTAAGTACACTTGTTGCTTATTTTCTATTAAGTTTTGAAGTTGCGCATTTTCTCATAAATTTCAGTATCTTTCTCTATTAGTTGTTTTAATTCAGGTATCTGGTCTTCTGTGGCATGCTGGTTTGCTGGTTTTACAAAGCTCTCACTGTCGAGAGCAGTTTCGTACACTTTGCTTTCCGCCACTTTCGGCATTTTGAATACTGAAGGCCAATGGTGATTATTCCAACTTTCCCAATTAAGCATACTCTCGCAGAAAGTAATTCCGGTAGCTTCACAAAATTTCAACAGCGTTTCGCGAGGATGATTTACCAGATCACCTGAGTCGATGACGATGGGCTTATGGCCTTTCTCCTTCAGGTGGTTGTATAAAGAATAGAGATGTGAAATGCTAAGGAATTGCATTATCAGACCTATCAAATCCTCTTGAAATATGCCGAACGACTCATTCACATCGTGGATGGTTTCATGCGCCGATCGAATCGCTTCACTTGGTTCTCGTATCAAGAAGACATGCTGATATCCTTCAGGTATATACTCCAGTTTGTGAAGAGCCGGTAATGCTGTGTGATCCATGGCAAAAATAGCTTCTTTGCCAGGGTAATCTTCTTCTAATTTCTTTTTGACATCCTTATACTTGTAACCTTCAATTTTACCTATCTGGTTCGGAATAAAGAAAACCCTTTCTTCACCGAAAAGTGCAGCCATGGTAAAGAGATCGTGGAATACCTTGAAAGTTGATACAGATGCCATCGACAACTCAAATGCCACAGCTCTACTCCTGAATTGAGCCCACAACATTACTCTCGGAACTTGCTTCTGTTCTGCCATAGTTTCTAGTTTGTAtcgaaagaaaatgaaaattaaatgttTAGAGGTTCCATCCTTTATTTATCTACATAAAACTTATAACGTGCGTGGAAGACATTTAGCTTTCAAAGAAATGCGTATGTTTTGTTTCTGTTGCTCGGTGTGTTTTGCATTCTGactacgtgtgtgtgtgtgtgtgtgtgctcgcGCGTGTATGTGTGCTCGCGCGTATATTTGTGTCGTCACTTTTATTACAGaaccacatatatatatatgtatttattttattcatttattcatttatgtatgtatttatttatttatttatataatcaCCCGTGCATATTCCAAATTGGTGTAGAATCCGAAAGTACTGCTATCTTCGTTagaaatgttatatattttttatgttttcgtTATATTTTACTAGTCTAAGACACAAAAGTATATTGTGGTATTCTTTTGAGTGATGTAATTTATATGGCGTGACATTTTATATCAAAAAAGGTCTGGTTTGCTAATCTCAAAAGTGCGTTCCTATTCTGTATTCTGTTGTTCAGACTACTCCCCATTGTCACCATGCGCCATTCCTCCTGTTGCCAAGTAGCGTTCAGATGCCTAGCAAATTCCGTTCTTACTATTTTGGCACTAACTCAGAGTCAGATAAAAATGCTAACCTCTGGTCAAACCATAATCAAATCTCTTCGTTTGCTGAGCCAAATATCAGATAAGGGGAGATATAATACACAAACAACGTCTGACTCAATTAATGATTGACCACAAACGTTATAGCCCTAGCACTGAATTCAGCTGAGATTGTCAGTGTGTTAAAGTTTATACGTATCTTGCACGGAATACTGATAAGGAAGCAATGAATAGGTAACCTGTACCTATATAGCTTTAGAGACATTGCATCTCGCTGATAGAGTAATCTCATAAACCTGGGGAAATATTCTATCATACACCTTGTATAATGAatttatgtaatgtgtgtgtgtgtgtgtgtgtgtgtgtgtgtgtgtttgtgtgtgtgtgtgtgtttgtgtgtgtgtttgtgtgtgtgtgtgtgtttgtgtgtgtttgtgcgcgcgcgcgtgtgtatgtgcgtacgtgcgaatgtatgtatgtatgtatgtatgtatgtgtgtgtatgtgtgtatatgtgtgtgtacgtgtgtgtgtgtgtgtgtgtgtgtgtgtgtgtgtgtgtgtgtgtgtttgacgACGATACAcatagttttcatttttatttggtttGCGTACACTCCTAcacgtacatgtgtgtatatgtgtgtgtatggttTCGTCTGTGCATATATCGTGGTGTATTATCGTAATTGCTAGACCCttacatgtttgattttacttttatttagaGACAATGGGGATTACtagttggtttgttggttggttagctggttagctggttggttggttggttggttagctgGCTGACTGGCTGTCAGTTCGTTCGTTAGTTGGTCAGTGCGTCAgttgtacataattatagaaaccGAAAATGATTATTCACAAATGGATGGTCTTTATCTCATGACACTTTACTATAAATTCAGAGAAATAAACTTTGAAGTCATGAGCAGCCATAATAAATGATGTATCCTTAGTAGTACGTTCATTGATTTGTGTGTTGAGATTTTTCGTCATTTATTAGAAGTCTTCGAGAAAATGTAACGGctaaaacaacaaaacaagaatATTGAAAGCCACATATGGATCTGTGCAAGTccgaagtacatgtatataacgtAAAACTATTTGATTGCTTACCTATGTTCTTAAAATGCCCAAGAGCTGTTTTGATGGAATGACTGCAATATTTGTTGTGCATTGGTAATATTCGACTTTTACCATCCGAACGACTTCCTGCGTCCGATATGTTACATTTGTCCAGAGAGGGCGGTATTTAGGTCTGTCGGtgcttttaattattttatgaaaaGACTGATATATTGATGTTGTGCCAAGCGCCTACCAAGACACCATTTTCCAGAATCAACAAATGTGGGTCTAGATATAAAGCTCTTTCGTCCATGCCTTTCAGAGTTTTTGTTCCATATCGACTACAGAATTATTTTGGAACCGACATATTGTAATCAAAACAAAGTGCAAGATATTTGTTACTCTACATAAAACAAATTCGATATTGTATGGAACGCAGTCTCATCTTGACGACACGTCACTGTAAGATGCACGGACTTTGGACGAGTACCTACACCTGCTTTATCCATAGATTGTATGATGCGGTTGGTACTGGAATGAAGATTTCCACATGTTTATTTggtctacattctacatttAGGTTAAGTGACCATACTTTAGAAATAGAATTAGATAGAAGGAGATCCCCAAGAGTTCCTGTTGATTTAAGATTTTGTAAAAGATGTCATTTAAATTTAGTTGatgatgaaatacattttattttagattgTCCAATTGTCAGTTTACaaaggaaaaaaattgtttacagAATGTGATGTAACAATTAGTAGTATCAATAGAAATTTATCATCTTCCGCTTgccaaatttttgaaaaacttGTAGATATAGTTATTTCGTATTTGACCGAGTCTCAAGCATGTCATGAAGCGATGTATTAATATAAATGATGACATAGGAAATATTCCAGATTCCAACAAGACAAGGTATCACATGAAGTCTGTGTCATCTTCCTCTCAGTGGGAGATGTTCAAAACATGGCGGttattaaaattgtattttgaagTATCGATATCTGCTACTGGTAACATTAATGGACTCAGTGGTATGCATAGCTTTCAGCCCTTTCGCGTTTCTTCGTTCGTGTACGTACTGTGCCGAAGGctgaatacattaattcttAGTCACAACAGTGGCGGTACGTGTCGATTAACCTCTGCATCTAAGCCACAGGTTCACATCAAACGGGTCACCTTGTTGTGTGTCATGACACGTGGAGAAACACACAAAAGCTACAAACAAGGATTGTAATGCTATCGATTTTTTCTGGTCAACTTGTAACCGAATACTTTACACTAATGCAATATCCAATGTCGCACAGATTCGAGCTAGATGACAACACCCTAAATGCTAATCGTTTAAGTCTGAAATAAGACACGAATTCATGCTGTGATGACCATGGTTTCTACATACGTTGTACTGTGATACCGTCTTGTCCTGTCGTCTACGTTATTCACGTTATtcgaatacataaaacatcGCCGATCTTCTTGGCTATGAAAAATACAAAGGTGCTACCCAATTAATACAGAAGCTGGTGTTAGCTGGATGATGTTAAAGATTACACCAGAAGAAGAACATAGACTCTCTGAAATCATCATTCATGGAATATGAATAATTTAGAAAATTTGTATCAATTTAAATCGTATTTACTTATGAAACCATTTTTCGTAATGTATACTTAAGGAAGGTCGATATTATGTAAcattaaaagtacatgtaatgataatttgatcaaatgtgattttttttaacaaacGACATTTCTTATACTctatgaaattgaaaagaaaatatgaggTTGCCATGGTTGTTTTTGCGCTTATAAATTACCCTGCTGTCATCCCAGAGACCCATTCTCAACCCTCTCTCAATCTCACCATGTGAGGGCGCCATATCACAGTAAAGCAACTGCCTCCTTTTCTCGCACCCTAGTCTAAGTAAAGTTATCAATAACTCATGCACTTTTACCCATGACTattgtgatatattttatgtcaCTTTCACTGTAGTCGGGTTCTGCACATAAGAATGGTCCAGTTATCATTGAACACATTATCTAGCTTGGTTGGATGTTGCCCATGGCGTTTACATTAACCTTTTAACCTTTATCCGTCTCGCACTCTCTTGCCTTGTTTTAAAACGAccactgtttttacaaaacgaCGATATTTTGAAGAATGTAGTACTAAATCACTGTGGCAACATCGCAAAAAAGCGC
The genomic region above belongs to Glandiceps talaboti chromosome 8, keGlaTala1.1, whole genome shotgun sequence and contains:
- the LOC144439376 gene encoding 1-phosphatidylinositol phosphodiesterase-like, which encodes MGNKLDGTTARYPKERWPDWMKGVPDDTLVSNLSIPGTHASISCYGMNIECQHWPLQSQLEAGIRFIDIGCRHYKNGLPIHEVTNFQYATLSRVFREVVAHLKRYNSETIVVHLREEAIWQLNTRSVEDTLDEYITDSGAQVHNFRKHTSCAVQLGEVRGKMILLLDFEETKKDPSISAFGKRSRLRSLSDVDVGKKWDDIKTHLYKATSGEPTTTFLTFLGGSCGFHSQPSPFAVASKINEHLLKFIGGFSEKEGQRLGIVAMDFPTEDVVKSIIKTNGI